From the Lactuca sativa cultivar Salinas chromosome 9, Lsat_Salinas_v11, whole genome shotgun sequence genome, the window CCCGTTTTACAGAAGTCGGGTGAAGAAGAAAAACCGGTGgacattttatatgatttaattcAACTTACATATTTGGTCCCTGAGATTCTGTCATTTAATCCTGTTATACTCTTTCACTTTTATTGTGAATTATGTTAAACCCTTaactatatataattaattatatttatttaattttaaaaattaataagatgcttatttgatttttttaattagtaAAATGATTACTTAAgtttataataatgttttttttacttaatctaatgttttaaaataaaaaaaatgaatattgttAGTGGTGACAATTTCCTAGGTGTATTGGGTTGGTGGTGGAGGTGATGTGGCGCAGAGCTGACACCACTTTTTCGGTGGGTTGGTGATGACCAACCCCCGTAGCCTTATTTGTTAACTCGAGAATAAACATACTTTGATAGATGGATTTATGTGCACGTAACAAAATATGGAAGAAACAAACGAAAACCATGCACCAAATGATCATGCGAAGCCCATTAATTTATATGTTAATTAATGAGCGGGATCATCTAACAAAATTAAATCTAAAATTTAAAGCAAACTTTCAGTATATACTATTAACGGAAGTTTCGGAAGAAGGAATCAAGTAATAAGGGTTGACAATGATATAAGAAAGATGAAGAATGTAAAATAACTTTGTGTTTGTGTAAAATTGCGTATTTCtatatatagaaagagagagaaagatgcGAAGAAGGAGATGCCACTTGGGTCCTTAACTTCCACTATATTTCCCCATTCAATTGCTAAAATGTTGAAAGATGTATGGCATCTAATCACCAAAACCCGAATCAATTAAGGGGAAAATAGTGTAGGAAAAGAgtgaaagaaagaaaaaagacaTAAGAAAGAAAGGGAGAAAGAAGGCATAAAACAATCTCCACACAACAAATCTTCTTTTCCTTTCTTATTCTCCCATGCTGCTGACAACAAGAAAGTCAAAAACTTGACCCCTTCTTCATTCTTGGGTCAAAATTGCAAAAGGTAAAAAAAGCATGTATTCTGTGTGCATTGCCATTGATGATGATCATCTTGTTGATAACTTAATTTTCAAATTTCAGGTTAATTAATCAGAAATCGATGGGTAGATTCGGTAAAGCAATCAAAGCAGTGAAGGATCAAACCAGTATCCGGCTAGCCAAACACGGTCACAAAGCGTCATTAGCCGATCTCGATGTCGCAATTCTCAAGGCCACATCGCACGACGAAAACCCCCCCGACGAGCATCTCATGGTCGAAATCTTAACCCTAACAACCGATTCGCCTCTCTACGTCGCATCATGCGTCAACACCATATCTCGTCGTCTCAGCAAAACCAGAAACTGGATCGTGGCTTTAAAAACGCTAATGTTGGTTCAACGACTCCTCCACGACGGTGGTCCGGCGTACGAGCAGGAGGTGTTCTTCGCGACACGGCGGGGGACTCGGCTATTGAACATGTCGGATTTTAGGGATGCTCTGAAATCGAGTACGTGGGATTACGCGGCGTTTGTTCGAGCGTATGCTTTGTTTTTGGATGAACAACTGGAGTATAAGatggaagggaagaaaggaataCGTGAATTCTCGCAAGATCTTGAGCAACATGAGTTTATGATTCAAGGGAGGAAAGGAAAGCATGGATCGCGATCGCATGATCTGGATCAGCAAATTGAGTTTGAGATGCAAGGGAGGATCGGAAGACATGGTTCGTGTTCGTATGTGCAAGAGGGAGGAGAGCTTACGTTATCTGCAGCTGTGACTGTACCTGTTCGTGAAATGACCATGGATCAGCTCTTTGCTCGGGTTAATCATTTGATGCAATTACTTGACCGCTTTCTCGCTTGCCGCCCTGCAGGTTATATTTTCCCGCCCATTTCTCACTTAAGAAACAAAAAAGACATACATGCCCTTTTATCATTATCATAAAAAGCTGAAATTTTTTGTCTTAACAAAGAATCGCCTTAATGAGATTATCTAGTCTCGTATTGTCCTGTGTAACAAATGCAACCTCATTGATTTCTTTCTTCTTAATATCATTCCAACCGGTTGGATAACTTATATTTTCTTGGCCGATAGGTGGAGCAAGGATTCAAAGGTTGGTGCTTCTAGCTCTATACCCGGTTCTAATacaaagcttccaactttataaAGACATTGTAGAAATCATGGGTGTCTTGAAAGACAAATTCGAGATCGATGATCTCAATGTGTCACATTCCGTGAAGGTCTACGGTATTTTCCGACGAGTGTCAAAACAATACGAGGAACTCGACATGTTTTATTATTGGTGCAAAACTGCTAGCAACGCAAAGAATGCCGAGTATCCAGAAGTCGACAAGATTTCACAAAAGGATTTAGACGCCATGGATGAACGTGTGAAAGAGAAATCAGGAGTGACAAACTAAATCGTTGTGTTAGACCTAGAAGGGGCAGTTTTGGTATTTCACACAAGTTAGTTGTTGTATATATATCGACCGAGTAATGTAATAGGTAGACTTATAttgattttcaaattttaatCACCAAAGTTATCAAGTAAGGCATGAGTTGGTCTACCTCAATATAGATCGTTATCATGTTTTTTTAACTTGGTTTTGTTAGTTTTTTAGCAAGACTAACAAACATTTTGGGGTATTTTCAATGATTATTCGATAAATATGGCAAAATATTTGAACAAATGGTAATTTGGGTTTTCTTCATAAACATTCTAAGGTTGGACGGTGCACCACTCATCGCATACCGCGGTAAGCTGCGGTATGCGGTAAAAATCGTACCGAGGGTAAAAAAAACTACGGCATGGAAGATGTGGGTTATGGTTTTGCCGCATGTGAAACGTTGGAAATAATTGTTggctattttcttttttatttagtttttaatttccctataaattaaatttcaattcTTAATTTTAAATCACCAACAAGAACAAAATTCTCTCTataattttcaaaaactaaattttaaagtGTCTTCTTCTTCCTCCACTTCGTCCTATACGTTGACATTTCGGGAAGCGGGGTTTATCAGTGACGTCATGCGCACAACACTTGCTTATTTGGAAGGAAATGAAGGCGAAAGTTCGCGTCCAAAAACAAGAAATCCTCCTCTACGGAGGGGTCGTGAAGCTGGGCACAACCAACTGGTGAACGACTACATTTCTGATGATGCAGTGTTCGCGGAAAAATTCAGGCGTCGATTCTGGATGCACAAGGTACTATTTTTACGCATGGTTGATATACAAAATCGTTTTCCATATTTTCAGCAGCGGGTTGATGGAAGAAGTAAAAAAAAGTTTTTCCACAATCCAAAAATATACAACTGCAATTCGTCAACTAGCATTCGGCATGAGACCAGACTCATGAGATTAGTATCTGAGGATGTCAGAGCGCATGACATGGGATTGTCTATACAAGTTTGCTACACTTGTGATTATCCTTTATCGTAGTCGCTATTTGCGTAAGCCTACAATTAGCGACATCCATCAATTATATACAACACATGGAAACAAGCATAAATTCCTTGGAATGTTTGGTAGTG encodes:
- the LOC111899076 gene encoding putative clathrin assembly protein At1g03050 → MGRFGKAIKAVKDQTSIRLAKHGHKASLADLDVAILKATSHDENPPDEHLMVEILTLTTDSPLYVASCVNTISRRLSKTRNWIVALKTLMLVQRLLHDGGPAYEQEVFFATRRGTRLLNMSDFRDALKSSTWDYAAFVRAYALFLDEQLEYKMEGKKGIREFSQDLEQHEFMIQGRKGKHGSRSHDLDQQIEFEMQGRIGRHGSCSYVQEGGELTLSAAVTVPVREMTMDQLFARVNHLMQLLDRFLACRPAGGARIQRLVLLALYPVLIQSFQLYKDIVEIMGVLKDKFEIDDLNVSHSVKVYGIFRRVSKQYEELDMFYYWCKTASNAKNAEYPEVDKISQKDLDAMDERVKEKSGVTN